The following is a genomic window from Chitinophaga caseinilytica.
TCTATGCGGGATATGTGGGCTTTTACAGCCTGGAGCGCCGTTTTTTTACCTACCTCGCCACCCGGGAATACTTCATCCTCTTCACGTTCCTGCAAATATTGACGAGCCTGGTTTGCTATCATACCCGCGAGATTTACATCCTGTTTCCCGTGCGCTTCGTGCAGGGGATGCTGTTTTCGTGTACCGTGAACCTGTCGCTCACGCTCATGTTCACCCGCCTGCGCAGCGAACGGGCGCGGGAGATCAGTTTCTCCGTCTTTTTCGGGTTGCTCCTGTGCGCGATGCCGTTCAATAATTTCGTGACGGCCGACCTGATAGACGCGTTCAATTTCAATATCGTGTACAAAGGCGCGCTGTTTTCATACCTGCCCTGCCTCGTATTGTTGCTGCTGGCGATGAACAATGTGCGCCTCAACGTCCGGTTCCCGCTGTACAAGCTCGATTGGCAGAGTTTTGCCATGTACAGCGTGGCGTTGTGCCTCGTGGGGTATATCATGATTTACGGACAGGAATATTACTGGCTCGGCGATTCGCGGATACGGTACAGCGTACTGGCGATCGTGGGGCTGGGGGCCTTGTTCATGTTGCGGCAGCGGGCCATGAAGCGGCCTTACATCGATCTGCGGGTGTTCCGGTACCGGAATTTCAGGGTGGGATTGCTGGTGCTGTTCGTCATGTACATTTGCCGGTTCGCGTCGGGGATCACGAATAGTTATTTCGTGAGCGTGCTGCGCTTCGACCCCATGCATCTTTCCTACATCAATTTGTTCAACCTGGCGGGATTGACGGCCGGCGTCATCATCGCCTGCGCCATGACGCTGCAGCAAAAGCGGATCCGGTACATCTGGCTGCCGGGGTTTTTCCTGTTGCTGGTGTTCCATGTGCAGATGTATTTCGGGTTCGATGTGCAGGCCGACGAGTTCAATTATTTCCTGCCGCTGTTCATTCAGGGCCTGGGCGTGGGAATGATCATGGTGCCGACGATCATCTACGCGATTTCGGCGGTGCCGGTTTCCCTGGGCGTTTCCGCAGCAGCGGCCTGCCTGGCGGTCAGGTACCTGGGGTTCGTGGTCAGTATCGGGATCATCAATTACTTCGAGCTATTCGGGAAAAGCAGGCATTATAATGCTTTTCAAGACCATCTTACCAAAACCGAGCCCGTGGTCAGACAGGCTTTGCAGGAGCAGGCGGGGCACCTGGCGGCGAGGGGGCTGGCCCATGCGCAATCCGTGAAGGGCGCGCATAAAATGCTGGTCGCGGATATCAACCGGCAGGGGCAATTGCGGTTTGCCATGGATTATTATGAAATGATGGCCGTCCTGATCATGAGTACGCTGCTCCTGATCGCGCTGTTCCCATATCTGAACAGGACTACGGCATATTTGCGTTCTCGCTGGCTTTCCCCGGCATAATCATGTATCAAAAAATCAGTGGAATGCGCATAAAGAAATTGTTTTTAGTGATGGCGGTGGGGATGATGGCCGCCTGCGGAAAGGAAAACCGGACGTTCCGTCTCAAAACCATCCGCCTGAACGATTACCGGCACCAAAATCCTACCGATCAAAAACGCTACCTGAAAGTGTTCGGCGATAATGGCCAGGGCGCCATCGCGGAGACGGGTTTTTATCCTGCAGGCCAAACCCTTCCCGCCACGTTCGGCATCCATCCGTCTATCCCCATGACGTTGTATCACAAGTCTTACCGCGTGCCGCTGTGGGGCGATGTTTCCGGGCTGATAGGTACATGTAGCGTGGATATGGGTGAGTACAAGATCATCTTCCCGATCGATATGGAAGTGAAAAACGATAGCCTGAGTATCTCGATCACGGGTAGTTGGGAATAATGAAGGAATAGAAGCTGTACCTGTCGGTCAACCACGCCAGTCTGAACTGTCCGCTACCGGGCGGGAGAATGTTCATCGCCCATATCCATTGCATTTAAATTTTCTGTAACTTCCGGTGTTCATTTACGACTCCAAATAAAACATTTTTCCATGGGCATATTCGACTTTATCAAAAATGAGTTCATCGAAGTCATCGACTGGGTGGATGACACTACGGATACTGTGATCTATAAATTCCCCGATAAGGGAGACAAGATCATGAACGGGGCTCAAATGACCGTGCGGGAATCGCAGGTGGCGGTGCTCATGAACGAGGGCGAATTCGGGGATATGTACCTGCCCGGCCGGCACGAGCTCACTACCAGCAACATGCCCATCACCACCACGCTGAAATCGTGGAAATACCTGTTCGACTCGCCCTTCAAAGTAGATATTTACTACGTAAGCACCCGGCAGTTCACCAACCTGAAATGGGGGACTTCCAACCCGATCATCGTCCGCGACCCTGAATTCAAACAGGTACGGCTGCGTTCTTTCGGGACGTACACGATGCGGGTTACCGATCCGAAGAAGTTCATCAAGGAATTTGCCGGCACCCATCCCTGGGTGCGCGTGGAATCGGTAAGCGAGCAATTGCGCAACGTGATCGTCAGCAAACTGGCGGAAGGACTGGCAGAAGCAGGCGTGTCGGTGCTCGACCTGTCCGCTAATTTTACCGAGATCGGGGAGAAGCTGAAGCCGGTTTTCCAGAAGGAATTCGACATATGGGGCATTGAGCTCGGGCAGTTCTTCATCGAGAACGTCACGCTGCCGGAAGAAGTGGAGAAAATGCTCGATAAAACGACGCAGCTCAACATGATGGCCGATAAGCTGAACCAGTTCAACCAGATGCAGGGCGGCATTGCATTGGAGAACCTCTCCAACAACCCGGGAGCCGCCGGCATGGCGGGCATGGGCGCAGGCGTGATCCTCACCAATATGCTCCAGCAGCAACAGCAGCCGGCCGCGCCGCAAAGCGCACCCGCCGCCGATCCCAACGAAAAACAAAAGCTGCTGGACCTCCTCAAACAACTGGGCGAACTGAAAGCTCAGGGCATTTTGACGGAAGAGGAATTCAATCAGAAGAAAGCCGAAATTCTCGGTAAACTATAAAGTTATCCGCAGCGGCCGGAAAGGGCCCCAAACCCGTTCCGGTCGCTCAAATTCAATACAGTCGCCGTTCTCCGATCTCACGCAAACATTAAATGGATTCCAAGACCGCCAACGCTCCCTTACTGCTGTTTCCCTGTCCGGGATGCAATGCCCAATTGTATTTCAACCCAAAACTGCAAAAGCTCGAATGCGAACATTGCGGCACGCAGGTAGACATCGACAAATCCACCGATCACATCCAGGAGCATAACCTCCGCCAGCAGTTGCAAACGGGTAACGATGCGGCGGTGACCGTGGAGCAGCGGGTTTATAAATGCAACCGCTGCGGGTCGGAATCGGTTTTTATGTCGGAAACGCCCACGTTTACCTGCAGCTTCTGTAACTACGAGGCCGTAAACCCGGAAGCATATAAAACGAGGGTCATTCAGCCTTCGGGTATCGTTCCCTTCAAAGTCGACAAGCAACAATCGCTCGGCATCTTCAAAACCTGGATCGGAAAAGGATGGTGGGCGCCGGGAGATCTGCAGCAAATTGCCCGGCACGATGCTTTGCACGGCATCTACCTGCCGTTCTGGACGTACGACGCGCAAACCCACAGCAGCTGGACCGGCTACGGCGGCCGCTATTACTACGAAACGGAATCTTACACCGACGCACAGGGAAAACGTCAGACCCGCACGGTGCAACGCACGGAATGGATTTACCGCAGCGGCACTTTCGATCATTTTTTTGATGATATCCTCATCGGTGGTGCCACCGAACTTTCGCAAAAGGAATACGAAAGCGTGTTTCCTTACCAGCTGGATGAATTGGTGAACTTCGACGCGCAATACCTGTCTGGCTGGGCAGCCGATGTGTACGACGTGGCCGTGCACGACGGATACACCAAAGCCGAAGCCATCATGGACGATTTCATCGAAAACGCATGCGCCGGCATGTGCCGGATCGATACTTACAAAGATTTGCGGGTCAACACCACGTACGCCGATCAAACCTACAAGCACATCCTGCTGCCTATCTGGCTTTGCACCTACGTTTATAAAAAGAAAACGTACCATTTCCTGGTAAACGGTCAAACCGGGAAGGTGCACGGGAAGAAGCCCGTTTCGGGATGGAAGGTAACGCTGGTAGTGCTGGTGGTGCTTGCTATCATACTCATTTTTATCATGATGGGGCAGCAATAATCTTACTGGAAAGCCTTGAGTAGACTGTCTTTGTACGCCGGCGACACTTCCACTTCTGTGCCGTCGTTCAGGTTTACATATCCGCCCGCGCCTTTATGGTACGATTGCACATAGTGGATATTGATGATATGCGATTTATGGACCCTGACAAAAGGGTGGGGCAGCATTTCTGAAAAGTGTTTCAGGAAGCGGCAGACCATCTTCTTGCTGCCATCGGTCAGGAATACGTCCGTGAAGTTCCCGTTCCCTTTCAGCCTTACGATTTCATGCATTTTCACGACATCGAACCCGTCCAGCGTGGGCAGGATCACCTGTTGCATGCCGGGGTTGTTTTCCCGTGCGTTTTCCATGATGATCCGGTTGCGATCGATCCACTGGCGCTGTTGTAATTGCTGCTGCACTTTGTTCACGGCCAGGATCAGTTCTTCGATGCTTACGGGTTTCAGCAAATAGTACGCCGCGCTCTGGTTCAGCGCCCGCAGCGAATATTCGGAGAACGCGGTGACGAAGATCGTTTCAAACTGGAGGTCCTGGCAACCTTCCAGCACATCGAACGCATTGCCGAAAGGCATTTCCACGTCGAGGAACACGAGTTGCGGTTGAAGGTCGTGCAGCACTTCCACGGCTTCCCGGCTGTTCTGCGCGGTACCGATTACCTTTACCTGCGGACAAAATTTCCCCAGGTAATTCTGCAAAGCCACGATGGCGGCGGTTTCATCTTCAACGATGACCGCTGTGATCTTTCCGGTTAAATTCATGCTTGTCCATTAAGGGAAGTTGCAATACCACGCGGGTGCCGGTGGCGCCGCTGGCGGTGATTTCCTCCATTTCCAGCCGGATGCGGAGATGGTAAATATCGTTCAACAGGTTGATGCGTTCCCGGGTGTTGGTGATGCCCCGCGACTGGTACGCCTTCTGGTGTGCGGTTTTCAGTTCCTGGCTCTTCGCCAGCCCGATCCCGTCATCTTCGATTTTCACGATGATATGCTGGCCTTCTTTCCGGAAGCCTACGCGCAGCAAGCCTTTCGTGTCTTTATACCGCAGTCCGTGCCAGACGGCGTTTTCGAGATGAGGCTGGATGAGCATATTGGGGATCATGGCCGTATCGGGGTCCAGCGATTCGTCGATTTCGAGGATGTACACGAATTTATCGCTGAAGCGGAGCTGCTCCAGGTCGAGGTACCTTTTCAGCTGTTCGGCTTCCACGGCCAGGGTAACGAAATCCCGGTTCGAATGTTCCATCACGTTCCGCATGAGGCCCGAATAGGAGGTAAGGTACCGGTTGGCCTCCATTTCGTTGTTTTCCGCGATGTATTGATTGACGCTGTTCAGGCTGTTGAATATGAAATGCGGGTTCATCTCCCGCCGAAGCGATTGCAGCGCGATCTTCTTGTTCTTGACCTTGATAGCCCGCAGCGACCGTACGATGAACACCAGCAGCACCACCATCGCCGCTACGAAAACGATGAGGAAATAATTGAGTTTGTTCTTGTTGTCGATAAGCGCCAACTGCAGCGCCTTTTCCCGCTCCAGGTCCCTGATCTTCCCCTCCGTGATGTCGAAAAGACTGGCATCCACCAGCGAGCTGTCTGTCCGGATGAGGGAATCGAGGTTGAGGAGGAAATTATCGTACCGCTGGATGGCCAGCGCATCCTTGCGTTGATGTTTGAGATAGCTCGTCAGCGCAATTAGACAATCTTTCGCCTTCGAGGTATTTCCGCTTTTGAACGCCAGCAAGTAGGCTTCTTCGAGGAGGTCGCCGGTTTTATCGGGCTGCTGGTGGTCGGCGTACAGCCGTGCGAGTTCCTGGAGTTGATCGATCTGGAGCGCCGTGTTGTGGGCTTCCCGGGCTTTGGCGAGGATGCTTTCGCTTTGCTGGATGGCGCCGGCGATATTATTGTCTTCCACGTACGCGCGGGAAATTTCCTTGCTGATGGCGGAAATATCGCCGGTGTTGTCGCTTTTATCGAGGGCCCGCTTATAGCTTTCGATGGCTTCGGTCTTGTTGTTCTGGTTGAAAAGGCTGTTGCCGAGCTGGCGATAGGCGTCGGCGACTTCGGATTTTTTGCCTTCCTTCTCGAAAATCGCGACGTTGGACTGCGCGTAATCCGTTTGTCGTTGGGGATTGTCGGCGTTCAACAGGCGGTTGGCGTCGTTGAAATTGGCGCGTTCGAGCGTGGTGTCGGAAGACAGCTTGCCGGCCGATAGGTAACTGGAGATGGCGGGTTTTATCTTGTGCTGCAATTCCTGCACCTTGCCGAGGGCGCGGCTGGCGGGCGCGGCATTGCTGTGTTTAAGCCGGAGGTAGATGTCCAGCGCTTTTTTGAGATATTCTTCCGCTTTGGCGTAGTCATTCTTTTCCGTCAGTTCCGTGGCCAGGGCTTCATAGCTTTTGGCGGTTTTCAGTTCGTTATCGTCGGCATACAGCGATTTCTCCAGCTCCCGCGCGGCTTTGGACCGGCCGTCGTATTTGACCTTCTTGCTGGCGGGCGTGCTTTCACGTTCCTGTTTCTGGGCAAAAACGGAGAAGCCGCAGCAAAGCAGCCCGATCGATATTATAATGACGAAACACTGTCGTACCATGGCGATGAATTCCCGTGCAAAATAGGATTTTTCCCCGCCGGAGCGGAATATTTCACCCAGTGAACCGCCCCTTTCACCAAGTGCGCCGAAAGCGTAGGGCGAGACCGGCTAATTTCAGGTCATCAAACTAACGCCAAGCATATGAAAACTGTAATCATTACCGGGATCACCGGTCTGGCCCTGACCTCGGTCCTCCTTGCCTGGAAATACAACGTTTCGCCCGTGGCCCATCAAACCCCGGTTACAACAGCAACGCCCTTGCCCGCCCAGGCGCCGGCCTCACCGAAAGACAATACCGGGACGCGGATCCAGGTGGCCCTGCTGCTGGACACCTCCAATAGCATGGACGGCCTCATCGACCAGGCCAAATCCCGCCTGTGGAACATCATCAATACCCTCACCACACTAAAATATCAGGGAAAAACGCCCGTCATCGAGATCGCATTGTATGAATACGGGAACGATGGCCTGTCCGAAACCAACGGCCACATCCGCGAAGTGCTTCCCCTGACTACCGACCTCGACCTGCTGTCGGAAAAACTGTTTTCGCTTAAAACCAACGGTGGACAGGAATACTGCGGCGCTGTGATCAATACCGCCGTGAAATCGCTGGAATGGGGACGCGACGAAGCCGATATGAAGCTGATCTATATCGCCGGCAACGAACCCTTCGATCAGGGGCGGATTTCCTATGTCAATGCCGCCGGAGATGCCCTGCGGAAAAGCATTTTCATCAATACCATTTTCTGCGGCGACAGGCAGGAAGGTATAAATACCCGGTGGAAAGACGGTGCGGACAAAGGGAAAGGGAAATACTTTTTCATTGACTCCGACGAGAAAGTGACCTACATCGAAACGCCCTACGACGCCCAGATCGACGCGTGTAACGAAAAGCTGAACGACACCTACATCGCATACGGCACCGTCGGCCGTGCGAAGAAAAGCAACCAGGCGCAACAGGATTACAACGCCAAATCCATTTCTGCTGCGAATTCGGCGGAACGTACCGTGAGCAAAGCGAAGGAAGTGTACAAAAATGAAAGCTGGGACCTGGTGGAGCGAAGCAAAAAGGACCACGCCGTGCTCAGCAAAATTAGTAAAGGCGACCTTCCGCAGGAACTGCAAGGCAAATCGGAGGCGGAAATCCGGCAAGTGATAGCGGCGAAGGGACAGGCGAGAGACAGTATCCAGAAAACGATCGCAGTGCTGGGTAAAAAGCGGCAGGAGTTCATCGATGCGAAGCGCAAGACGGCCAATGTGAAAGACGATCTGGGCACGGCCATCAATCAGTCTATCCTTCAGCTGGCCGCATCGAAAGGGTATTCGGTCGACAAGTGATCATTTTTCATCCCTATAGTTAAGGGCGAAGCCCCCGTCCCAACAGAAGCCGCAGGTAAAACTGCGGCTTTGCCAGTTTTTTGCGGAGGTCTACTTCGTGGAACATGCACGTCATCAGTTCCTGCAATTCCTTGTTCCTGGCGCCGAGCCGCATGAGCATATTGAGCAGCCAGGGGAAGCGGATGAGTTTTTGGAGGCGGGTGCTCATCGTGAGTTCCGGCCCCAGTACCCGCGCGATGTTTGCGTCGTAAGCCAGCATGGTGGCGGCGCTGAAATCGTTTGCGGCGATGCAGGCCGCGGCTTGCTGGGCAGCCATGCGTGCGGAGTACATCGCATTGCCGATACCTTCGCCGGTGAAGGGGTCGATGAGGAAGGCGGCGTCGCCCACCAGCATGTACCTTTCGCCCGACAGGCGCCGTTTCTTGCTGCCGAGGGGCAGTCCATATCCGTCGATGTTGCCCCGGAGCGTGGCGTCCCTGAACCGTTCCCGGAGCACCGGATCGCTTTGGACGGCATCCAGCAGCAATTGCTTCAGGTTTATCTTTCTGCGCCGCGCCACTTTGCTGAGCATGCCCACGCCAACATTGGCTTCGCCATTCGGCAGCGGGAAGATCCAGAAGTAACCGGGCAGCACGTTTTTGAGGAAGTGCAGTTCGATCAGGTTGTCGGCATGCAGGCCTTTGATACCGCTGTAATAGGCCCTGATGCCGGCTACATAGTGTTTGGGCTCCATGCGGATGCCGGCCACATCTTTCGTGAAGCCGGAATGCGCGCCGTTGGCGGCGATCACCAGTTTCGTCCTGATCTGCAGGCTGCCGGAGGCGTCCGTCAGCAGGTAGCCATCGGGCCGGAGGTCGTATTTCGTGATGGACTTTCCTTCTATCAGCTGCACCTGCGGACAGCGCCGCAGTTCTTCCACGAGGAAATTATCGAAATGAATGCGTTTGCAAACAAAGCCCCGTGGCTCGCCGGGCAGTTTTTCATAGCCGGGTTTATAGGGTATGTTGATGCTCATGCGATTGGCGGCGATGAACGTAACGCCCCAGCTGTCTTCCTTGAACACATATTGCTGCAGTCTTTCCGCAATGCCGGGATCTATGCGGGAAAGGAGCGTGAGCACTTTGCCGCTGAGGCCGTCGCCGCAGACTTTATCGCGGGGGAACACGGCCTTATCGACCACCACGCAGGGGATGCCCATATAAGCCAGCTGAAGCGCGGCGGTAGCGCCTGCCGGGCCGGCGCCGATAATGCAGATGTCGGTTTGGACCATATCGGTGCAATGTAGGAAAATGGAGGAAATTGGCGAAGGCGATTTTCAGCTTCGGACAATTGGCACAAAAAAAGACCTGCAGCAACGCAGGTCTTACGAGTTTGTGGTTTCGGGATCGGTTAGAATATATAGCTCCAGGTTGCGGAATATCCGTATCCGCCCGCAGCCGTTCCGTTGATGGTGCCGTAGGTGTACACCGTGCGGCCATCGTCGGTGTTGTCGACGTACAGGGAATAGCTTTTACCGTCGGGGGAAATGGTGATGTCGTGCTCGTAATAGGTCCGCTGCTGGGTAGCGGTGTTCACGGAATAGATATCGATAATGGTATCGTTTTCCGAGTTCATGACGAAAACGAGCTGACAGCTCCAGTCGAAGGGCGCCATGTAGTAAAGAACGGGTTCCGGGTAAGCGGCTTGCTGCATGGAGGCCGGGGCAACGGCTGCGGAGGCTTGCTGAAGGTTGGTGAATGCCAGGGATACCAACAGGATAAAGAGTGCTTTTTTCATACAATGGTTTTTTGGGTGATGAAAATGTACCATAAGATAATAACGCGAAGTCGCAGGACGTGTTTGCCGATGCGAAAACAAACAAATAACACAAACAGGAACGGGATAGGCTATACGTAATTGTAAGTGGATTGTCACCGCTGCGGAATGGCAGCAGTGGCAATTTCGGCGGATGACGAAGGTGCCGTGCGGATCAACCTTTGTTTTCGCGGAGGTGGGCCTGGTAATTCTGGAGCAGGCTGCGGATTTGCTCAGCAGCAACGGGATTAGCGGAATGGACGTAATATTTCAAATCCGAAAGATCGAAGCCGGATTCGTACACCAGCCATTTGGCCGCGGCATAGCCATCGGGCGCCAACCGGCCGGATGCATCCAGCCCGAGATCATTGTCGAAGCTGATGAAAGCCGGCAGCCCGCGCTCGAGGATCGTGGATTTGAACGCTTCGAACGAGCGTACGATGACAAAATCACTGGCCGGCCTGTCTTTATAGACCATGCCTACCGTTCGGAGGTCGTCGAGGAAAAGCTGATAAGCCATGATGGTGAAGGTTCCGTCAAATATACGATCCCCTCGTGAAATGAAATTTTTCCGGACAATGATGCAGAATTGAAAACATTTATTACTTTCGCGTCCCCGTAACACACGAAATCACCGGAATTCGGGACGTAGCGCAGCCCGGTAGCGCGCTTGCATGGGGTGCAAGAGGCCGCTAGTTCGAATCTAGTCGTCCCGACCAACAAGAGGTCACCAGTTAAACCGGTGGCCTTTTTTGTTTTCCGTCCGTTCCCGGATCAAACCGCTGCTAAAACTTCATCGTTCCGGCGACCAATAGCATAACCCCCAGTCCAATAGCCTGGAAGGGCGAAGTCGCGATATCCGCCGGTACCGACAGCGCCGTGAGCAGGTACCGGGTGCGTTTTCTTTTGTAACTGGGTTCCACCGAAATCATAATATTCCTTACTGGCTGGTACTTTCCGGCATAGGGCGTAGGCGGTTGGTACAGCAGGATGATGCGCTGCTGCGTTATGGGCCCGGAAAGGCTCCGGCGAGGATAGGCCCGCGCGTCCAGCGATAGCCGGAATCTGGCGCCGATCGGCGTATCCGTAGGTGAAGGCAAATAAAAACCTTCCTTGACATTACGTTGCCTGAGCTCGATGTTGGGCGTGAAACCCAGGCTGTCCGCTGTTTTTTCCAATACCGGGGAAATACCGTTGATCCCGCCTGGCGATCCGGCAAACAGCGTGTCTAAGATCTGGTGCCGGAGATACAGTTTCACGAGACTGTCGACCGGAAGCCTTACATGCACCGGCACGTTCCTTTCGAATTGGAAAGTTTTGCCCTGAAATTGATGGTGATATTCCCGGAATCGTCCGCATAGGCCTCCCTGATCGATAATGCTTTCTGGTGCTGCCGGTCGGTTTTGGCTTTCTGGATGACGGAACTGGTGATGCATCCGGAAAAGAGGAGCGGCACGATCAGGAGGGTACGAATGTTCATAGGCAGGGGCTTGAATGATACCATAAAATAAGATAACGCCGTTACAGTCCGGCGTCGTACATCGCCACGCCCCGGCAGATCTTCAAAATGCCGTTCTTTTCCCGCCGCCAGATATAGATGTTTTTCCCCGTGGCTACGCCTGACCAGTCGCCATGCCGGACGATGGCGGTATGCGAAGCATATTCGATCACGAACCCGTCGAGGTCTTCGATCCGGTCTGTCCGGATATCCAGTTTTTCGAAAACGGGGAGATGTTTGACATGGTCGTCGAGGAATGCCGTGATGGCGGCGCGGCCTTTATAGGCGGGGTGATTGCTGTAGAAGAAAAGGAAATCGTCCGAGTAAAACTGGTTCCAGCGAACGGGATCGTGCTCAGTTACCACTTTTTCCTGTAGCCCGTTGTAGGCGGCCAGTTCGAAGCTCAGGGGATCGTTTACGTTCACATGCGCGCGGAAGGCCATGTTCACGGCAGGAACGTCGCGGAAAACGAGTTGTTCGGCGATTTGGACGGGATGGCTGTAATTCCATGCCTGGGCCGTCAGCCGGAGGGGTTGTTGCGGACTGCGCTGCCAGATGTTGGCGTACTTGCCCTGAAGGGTATCGGTTTTCCCGTTGCCGGCCTGTTGCAGTATTTCGGTGAAGGTGCCGAATTCCACTACCATCCTGCCCAGGTCCATCACTTCCATCACGTCACTGTTGAATTGTGTTACCCGGAACCGCTGCAGGAAATCGCGGTAGTAATGCTTGGCATTGGCTTTGGTCCAAACGGTCAGCTGGAATTCAGGCATCAGCCGGATGCTATCCGCAAAATGCTGCGCTATTTTCGCGGGCTCGCCGGTGGTGAGCGCGGAGGCGTAATCCTGCCGGAATCGTTGGAGGAAAGCAAGCGTTTGCGGATCGGCCTGGGTGCTGCGTTGCGCCTGCACGTTGAGGGCGAGGAAGAGCAGGACGGCGGGAAGGGTCGTTTTCATGCTGGGATGGATAATGGGGGAAGGAAAATGAGGGTAAAGACGCCGGTTCTTGCGCACAGACCGAATATAACGAATATCCGGGGATGATCAAATGTTCCCGGCCCGGCGGGATGCCGCTACCTTCAATTTCCCACAATTCCGGCAAAGGGTCAATTCTCCAATTTTCCAATACTCAAAAGTGGGTATTTTCGGCCGGGCCGTTTACGCAAACATGTGAATGTCATTGGTTTCAGGCAAAATTAATATGGTTGTTTGAAGGAATTTTTCTACCTTGGTTTTGAATTGATTTGTGCTGATCCCTGTTGTAAATTATTTGTCAACCAAAATTCGCTGATACCCTAATTACCTAGATACGTTCCCAATTATTCCGACACATCCACATAGCATTCTTTATCTATGAAGTTATTCCGAAGGATTTTCCTCCTGGGAGCCTGCATCGGCTGCACAGGCATTGCGTGCAACAAAAATTCGCTCGAGCTTCCGCCAGTCAGTTCCCCGCCCGTGGAACTACGCTTACGGGCGAAGTTGGACGGTATTGCCGCCGTTGAGTTCGTTTTCCAGAAAACGACGGTCCCCGGTTCCGATACGGTCCGGATGTTTATCCGCAACCTCGATAGAATGCCGCTTTCAGGCATCCGTTATGTTGCGGAGCTGTGCAACGCTGCAACACAGAATTTCGATAATTGTCCGCTCCAGGTGACCGACGTTATTCCCACGCTGGCGGCCGGTGGTGAGCTGGTACGACTGGCCGAGTGGGTCAATACGGGGATGGTGCTCGATAGCCAGCGCATCAACGTGGGCATCATTTCTGCCGGTGGCAGGGAACCGCATCCGCTCAGCGGTATTTACGGGAATGTTTCCGCCGGTTTCGAGGACAGGGATACCGTAACGAAGTATTTTGGCCAGATCCGGGGATACGTGCTGGCCGACGGAACGGCCACGTTTCGCCTGAAAACCGCGTTCAGCAAGAACCTTAACGCCAAAGGCCTCTTCACGGGGCTCAACGCTTTCGACGGCGAACTGCTGGTAGACGGTCTGCAGCCGATCACCTTCAACCTCGATTCCGTGACGGTTGGAGGAACACGCAAACTGATCGATATAACGAACGGTAAATGCATGTTCCGCATGAAACTCCACAGCGCGTTCGATAACCAGGTCAACTTCATCCTTTCCCAAACCAGTAAGCAGTAACAGCATGAGCTATAAAATATTACGCAACTTCCTCCTGACGGCGCTCATCGCTTTCGGATCGCAGATCGCCTATGCGCAAGTAAATCCCGTTGTGAAAACGGTAGTAGAAGGAGGGGAGAAAAGCGTCTCCGAATCGCCCTCCCGGGAAGAAATTACCATCGAGGCCAAATCGTTCGAGATCTTTTTTGATGAGGAGAAGCACTCGTTCCTTGCGCACATTAAAGCGACCTACAACCGTACCGCCAAAAAAATGACCGTTGCCTTTCTGCGCATGGGCGACGTGGGTGCAGATACCAGCTTTGTCATTGCCGATAACCTCAATCTTAACACATTCCGCTATAACATGTCGGAGAAGCTCGTGAAATACGAAGTGGCTCAGAACGCGAAGTTCTTCCATGATTATAGC
Proteins encoded in this region:
- a CDS encoding LytTR family DNA-binding domain-containing protein — its product is MNLTGKITAVIVEDETAAIVALQNYLGKFCPQVKVIGTAQNSREAVEVLHDLQPQLVFLDVEMPFGNAFDVLEGCQDLQFETIFVTAFSEYSLRALNQSAAYYLLKPVSIEELILAVNKVQQQLQQRQWIDRNRIIMENARENNPGMQQVILPTLDGFDVVKMHEIVRLKGNGNFTDVFLTDGSKKMVCRFLKHFSEMLPHPFVRVHKSHIINIHYVQSYHKGAGGYVNLNDGTEVEVSPAYKDSLLKAFQ
- a CDS encoding SPFH domain-containing protein; its protein translation is MGIFDFIKNEFIEVIDWVDDTTDTVIYKFPDKGDKIMNGAQMTVRESQVAVLMNEGEFGDMYLPGRHELTTSNMPITTTLKSWKYLFDSPFKVDIYYVSTRQFTNLKWGTSNPIIVRDPEFKQVRLRSFGTYTMRVTDPKKFIKEFAGTHPWVRVESVSEQLRNVIVSKLAEGLAEAGVSVLDLSANFTEIGEKLKPVFQKEFDIWGIELGQFFIENVTLPEEVEKMLDKTTQLNMMADKLNQFNQMQGGIALENLSNNPGAAGMAGMGAGVILTNMLQQQQQPAAPQSAPAADPNEKQKLLDLLKQLGELKAQGILTEEEFNQKKAEILGKL
- a CDS encoding beta-carotene 15,15'-monooxygenase; protein product: MDNAIPIFKPWVPEWGVKVILFLLVLPSIVLFFLPMANVNAAAGYYGSEPADIQFAVALFYAGYVGFYSLERRFFTYLATREYFILFTFLQILTSLVCYHTREIYILFPVRFVQGMLFSCTVNLSLTLMFTRLRSERAREISFSVFFGLLLCAMPFNNFVTADLIDAFNFNIVYKGALFSYLPCLVLLLLAMNNVRLNVRFPLYKLDWQSFAMYSVALCLVGYIMIYGQEYYWLGDSRIRYSVLAIVGLGALFMLRQRAMKRPYIDLRVFRYRNFRVGLLVLFVMYICRFASGITNSYFVSVLRFDPMHLSYINLFNLAGLTAGVIIACAMTLQQKRIRYIWLPGFFLLLVFHVQMYFGFDVQADEFNYFLPLFIQGLGVGMIMVPTIIYAISAVPVSLGVSAAAACLAVRYLGFVVSIGIINYFELFGKSRHYNAFQDHLTKTEPVVRQALQEQAGHLAARGLAHAQSVKGAHKMLVADINRQGQLRFAMDYYEMMAVLIMSTLLLIALFPYLNRTTAYLRSRWLSPA
- a CDS encoding tetratricopeptide repeat-containing sensor histidine kinase, whose amino-acid sequence is MVRQCFVIIISIGLLCCGFSVFAQKQERESTPASKKVKYDGRSKAARELEKSLYADDNELKTAKSYEALATELTEKNDYAKAEEYLKKALDIYLRLKHSNAAPASRALGKVQELQHKIKPAISSYLSAGKLSSDTTLERANFNDANRLLNADNPQRQTDYAQSNVAIFEKEGKKSEVADAYRQLGNSLFNQNNKTEAIESYKRALDKSDNTGDISAISKEISRAYVEDNNIAGAIQQSESILAKAREAHNTALQIDQLQELARLYADHQQPDKTGDLLEEAYLLAFKSGNTSKAKDCLIALTSYLKHQRKDALAIQRYDNFLLNLDSLIRTDSSLVDASLFDITEGKIRDLEREKALQLALIDNKNKLNYFLIVFVAAMVVLLVFIVRSLRAIKVKNKKIALQSLRREMNPHFIFNSLNSVNQYIAENNEMEANRYLTSYSGLMRNVMEHSNRDFVTLAVEAEQLKRYLDLEQLRFSDKFVYILEIDESLDPDTAMIPNMLIQPHLENAVWHGLRYKDTKGLLRVGFRKEGQHIIVKIEDDGIGLAKSQELKTAHQKAYQSRGITNTRERINLLNDIYHLRIRLEMEEITASGATGTRVVLQLPLMDKHEFNRKDHSGHR